The genomic stretch GCCGCGGTTGAGCAATCGGTCAACGATGTGCTCGCACTCGGTTTCAGGACTGCCGATATTGCTTTAAACTCCGGAAGAGAAAAGATCGTGGGAACATCTAAAATGGGCGACCTCATTTCGAGGGCTTTCCATGAGAAAGTTTCAAAATGTTGAAAAAGAAGGTCTCGTATGACGTGGCGGTGGTTGGAGCGACCGGAGTCGTCGGAAATGAGATGAAGGAGATCCTTGAAGAGAGGAATTTTCCGGTAAAATCATTCCACCCTTTTGCCTCACCGCTCTCCGTTGGGAAGAGTCTCACCTTTCGGGGCAAACCGTTCAAGGTGAAAGCGCTTGAAGAGCATTGTTTTGATGGTATCGATATTTGTCTGTTCTCGGCCGGTTCAGGGGTCAGCCTGAAATATGCTCCTCTTGCGGCGAAAGCGGGAAGCGTGGTTATCGATAACAGCAGCGCCTTCCGGATGGAAAAAAGCGTCCCGCTTGTGGTTCCCGAAGTGAATATGGCTGCGGGCTATTCTCATCAGGGGATTATAGCCAATCCGAATTGTTCAACGATTCAGATGGTTGTGGCCCTCTATCCGATTCATCAGGCCGCCAAAATCAGGAGAATCGTCGTGACTACATTTCAGTCGGTTTCGGGGAAAGGAAAAAAAGCGATGGATGAATTACTCGACCAAACAAAAGCACTCCTGGCGTTTCAGGAGGTTAAATTCATGGAGTTCCCACATCAGATTGCGTTTAACTGTCTTCCGCATATTGATGATTTTACGGATAATGCTTATACCAAGGAAGAAATGAAAATGGTTAATGAGACCCGAAAAATAATGGGAGACAATACCATTCAAATTACCGCGACCACCGTCCGTGTGCCGGTGTTCCGCTGCCATTCCGAATCGGTTAATATCGAGACAGAAAGAAAACTAACGGCCAACGAAGCAAGGGCCTTGCTTTCGGAAGCTCCCGGCGTGGTGGTTTATGATGATCCCAAAAGAAAAATTTACCCCCAGCCGGTGGAACATGCCGGCAAAGATGAAGTGTTTGTTGGAAGAATCAGAGAAGATCACTCTGTTCCATCCGGGTTGAATTTGTGGATTGTTTCAGATAATCTTCGAAAAGGGGCGGCATTGAATGCGGTCCAGATAGCGGAGCAATTGATTAAATGAGACATCTGAAGAGTGAACAGGATCTTGTTGCCAGAATTACCGAACTAAAAAGAGAAAAAAAGGCCATTATATTGTCCCATAACTACCAGATACCTGAAGTGCAGGATGTGGCCGACTATCTCGGAGATTCGCTTGAGCTTTCCATCAAAGCTTCAAAAACAGACGCGAAGGTGATTGTATTTTGCGGAGTTCATTTCATGGCCGAAACTGCGGCCATTCTCTCTCCTGAAAAGGTTGTTCTGATGCCGGACATTCATTCCGGCTGTCCCATGGCCGACATGATTACAGTAGAACAGCTCAAAGAGCTGAAGGCGGAACATCCTGGAGCGGTCGTTGTCTGTTACGTCAATACTTCGGCTGAAATAAAAGCCGAGAGCGATATTTGCTGTACCTCTTCTAATGCAGTGAAGGTCGTGCAATCAATTCCCAGAGAGAAAAAGATCATTTTTATTCCGGATAAACATCTCGCAAGATTTGTAGAAGGAGAGACGGGAAGAAAAATGATTATATTTGATGGATACTGTCCCAGTCATGTCCGGATGATGGCCGAGGAATTACATCAGGCGCAAGAGCGATATCGCGATGCGCCGGTATTGGTTCATCCGGAGGCTCCTGCCGATATCATCCAGGAGGCAGACCAGATTTTGAGCACGAGCGGAATCTGCCGGGTCGCAAAAGAATCCGAATCTTCGACCATTATCGTCGCGACGGAACCGGGTATACTTTATCGATTGGAAAAAGAGAACCCTGAGAAAACGTTTGTTCCCGCATGTAAATGGTGTAATTGCGCAAATATGAAACTCAATACGCTGGAAAAAATACTTTGGGTCCTGGAAGATATGGAAAACCAGGTAAAAGTTCCGGTTGAAATTCAAAAGAAAGCGAGGAGTGCAGTGGAAAAAATGCTTCAGATTGCCGCATAACCTTCTTCCATGAAATTATCCGAATTCGACTATCCCGCCGAAAATCAAATTATTGCTCAATCCCCATCTGGAGTTCGAGACCAATCTCGTTTGATGGTTCTCCATCGAAAAACGGGAAAAATTCAACATTTTCGATTTGAGAACCTACCTGATCTGATTGAGCCGGAATCGCTTTTGATTGTCAATGATTCGAAAGTATTCCCGGCCCGGCTTAAAGGGGTGAAAAAGAGCGGAGGCAAAACCGAGATACTGCTTCTCAGGGAAAAGAACACTTGTCAGTGGGAAGCGTTGCTCAGGGGAAGATTCAGGGAGGATCAGACGCTTTATTTCGAGGGAGGTTTAGCGGGAAAACTCGTTTCGGCACTCGGGGAAGGAAAAGTTCTCATCGAGTTTAAAGAAGAAGGTTCCTTTGTCCGAAATCATCTTCTCCGATTCGGCGAGGTTCCGCTCCCGCCTTATGTTCGAAGAGATGGCGGAAAATCAGAGGCAGAGGATTTTGCCAATTACCAGACAGTCTATGCAAGAAGTTACGGATCTGTGGCCGCGCCGACAGCAGGTCTTCACTTTACACCGCAATTGTTGAATCGACTTCAAAGACGAGGTGTCGAAATTGCCGCTGTGACGCTCCATGTCGGATGGGGGACATTTAAAGGAATCTCCAGCGAAAATGTCGAAGAACACCGAATGGATTCCGAAAATTACTGTGTCTCCGAAGAAAGTGCCAAAGCGATTAGAATGGCGCATTCTGAAAAACGAAA from Nitrospirota bacterium encodes the following:
- the queA gene encoding tRNA preQ1(34) S-adenosylmethionine ribosyltransferase-isomerase QueA yields the protein MKLSEFDYPAENQIIAQSPSGVRDQSRLMVLHRKTGKIQHFRFENLPDLIEPESLLIVNDSKVFPARLKGVKKSGGKTEILLLREKNTCQWEALLRGRFREDQTLYFEGGLAGKLVSALGEGKVLIEFKEEGSFVRNHLLRFGEVPLPPYVRRDGGKSEAEDFANYQTVYARSYGSVAAPTAGLHFTPQLLNRLQRRGVEIAAVTLHVGWGTFKGISSENVEEHRMDSENYCVSEESAKAIRMAHSEKRKIIAVGTTSARVLESIATPERAFSSGEGSTELFIFPGYSFNIVEALITNFHLPRSTLLVLVSAFAGREQILKAYQTAILEKYRFYSYGDAMFIL
- the nadA gene encoding quinolinate synthase NadA is translated as MRHLKSEQDLVARITELKREKKAIILSHNYQIPEVQDVADYLGDSLELSIKASKTDAKVIVFCGVHFMAETAAILSPEKVVLMPDIHSGCPMADMITVEQLKELKAEHPGAVVVCYVNTSAEIKAESDICCTSSNAVKVVQSIPREKKIIFIPDKHLARFVEGETGRKMIIFDGYCPSHVRMMAEELHQAQERYRDAPVLVHPEAPADIIQEADQILSTSGICRVAKESESSTIIVATEPGILYRLEKENPEKTFVPACKWCNCANMKLNTLEKILWVLEDMENQVKVPVEIQKKARSAVEKMLQIAA
- a CDS encoding aspartate-semialdehyde dehydrogenase, with amino-acid sequence MLKKKVSYDVAVVGATGVVGNEMKEILEERNFPVKSFHPFASPLSVGKSLTFRGKPFKVKALEEHCFDGIDICLFSAGSGVSLKYAPLAAKAGSVVIDNSSAFRMEKSVPLVVPEVNMAAGYSHQGIIANPNCSTIQMVVALYPIHQAAKIRRIVVTTFQSVSGKGKKAMDELLDQTKALLAFQEVKFMEFPHQIAFNCLPHIDDFTDNAYTKEEMKMVNETRKIMGDNTIQITATTVRVPVFRCHSESVNIETERKLTANEARALLSEAPGVVVYDDPKRKIYPQPVEHAGKDEVFVGRIREDHSVPSGLNLWIVSDNLRKGAALNAVQIAEQLIK